Part of the Roseobacter litoralis Och 149 genome, GCTCCAGAGGTTTTCGGAACCGCAGCGATCCGAAGCGGAATTCGAGATGTTCTGCCCAACGCGCTTGTTTGATTACACTCTAAGCGCACTTGCACATGACGTTGCAGCTGCAAGAACAACTCTGACCTTCCAACAAAATCCGCCAAAAATCTGGGGGTCAGTCCATCTGTTGGGACAGCTGCTCCAGAACCTGGTCGACAACGCACTAAAATACAGAGTTATGCCGAAAGGCAAAATTCATGTCGTCATCGTGGATGCGGTAGACGCATGGCGGCTTATCGTTACCGACGATGGTATGGGCATTGCACCGGAACACCTGACCGATATATTTGAGCCGTTCAAAAGGTTGAACTCAGGTCGTGAATTCAAAGGAACAGGACTTGGTTTGGCGACCTGCATGCGGATTGCTGAACATCATGATGCGACCATAATTTGCGAGTCCGAACTTGGCCATGGCTCTACATTTACATTATCTCTGCCGAAACCAGAGCCGAGCTAGTCTGAAACCATGTTACAGGTTTCCACCTGGTCTGACCACCGGGATGCCACCTCGCAGGACGGTTGCCCTAACGCACAGAGCCATTCAATTTGCTTTCACGGTTTTCCAACAATTTCCAATAGTGTTCCATGTTTGTCGGCAAATCCGACATCTCCCATTGGCACCTTGAGCCGTCTAAGAATGCACGAAGCCGGTTCATGTCGACTGGTTTTGTCAAAAACCCATCGCAATCGCTGACGAGCGCCGTAGCCCGGGTAGTGTCACCGCCATCGCTGGTGAGCATAACCACGCGGGTGACTTTTCGGTTCAGCATCTTACCAAGTTTTTTCACCAAATCCGTGCCAAGACGTCCTGGCATATGTTGGTCTACAAAGACGATGTCGTAAGGCTTCGCATCGCTGCACGCAACTTTCTCAAGCGCTCGATCCGGCGAAGACCGCCACGTTACGACCGCCGCAGGCAAAATCGTCGCCAGCTTGGTCGACAACTCCAAGGCGTCATATTCACTGTCATCAACGATCAGAATATTCAAATTACACTCCCAACGCCCGAGCACCAATCAATTTGCAGCAAACGCTTGCACGCCAAGGGTTAATCAAACGTTAACTCTCCGCTCTACCCTGTGCTGACTCTTTTCGTTCTACGGTGATCG contains:
- a CDS encoding response regulator — protein: MNILIVDDSEYDALELSTKLATILPAAVVTWRSSPDRALEKVACSDAKPYDIVFVDQHMPGRLGTDLVKKLGKMLNRKVTRVVMLTSDGGDTTRATALVSDCDGFLTKPVDMNRLRAFLDGSRCQWEMSDLPTNMEHYWKLLENRESKLNGSVR